The Larimichthys crocea isolate SSNF chromosome X, L_crocea_2.0, whole genome shotgun sequence genome segment taataaagatattaGGATGAAAAACGCGCTTCAGAAACGTGATATTCCCGCAGATAGGATCATTTAACCAAAGCTAAATTAACGGTCCAATCAGAGAATAATACGCACACACCTGGCGCGTGAACTCTGATatgaaaaatcaatttttatcttataaataataattttaaaaaaaaattacataactTACCAGTTTAACTGTCCAGTGGTTCAACatgggagtgtgtgtggctGACTGTAGAGCCCGATGAATGGCTGCTCTGTGTGGCAGCGCAGCTTAAAGAGAGCCTTGTGAGAAGAACtgcggagaaaaaaaaaagtgattgaaAGTGGAAAACATTCCCAGAGAGGCAGCATTCCAGCACACGGCGCAGGCCCCGCCTCCTGTGCCACCAACCGACGCCTCCCATTGGTCGGATAATTACCCAGCCGCTCTCTGATTGGACGCGGGGGGGAGGTAACGCACTCGTTAATGCCCTGTCTGTCCGTCACTGCAACATTTCCAACAGAGAAGAGGTGAGATTTTTACATCGGAGTGGCTTAAATGACTCCACAGTGAGCCCATTTACAGGCAGCAGAAGGCCAGCTTTGTGCGGCCGTGTTGACATGTTatatcaaacaaataaacaatcatGAGCAGAGTTATTGCCTCGTGTGGTCACGTTCCtcaaaaatctaattaaaaatttgaaaaaaaaagaaaaaatcagctCTGATTTAACCGGATTCACATCGAGGAAAtaaagtttacattttttttaatttgaggctttaaaataaaaataaaaagtcagttttaaaagtaaaagaaagtaTGAATATTAATCAGGTCTGTTTTATTGACCAGGTTCATACagataaacacaacattaaactATACATATACTTATAAATATGTGAATCtatctttatatataaacagaatAAGAATTAGTTTTGTCATAACATCGATATTTTTCTCCCTGAACACAATTTTTAtctatgaaaatgtttcaaatgaaagtttctgttcatctttgtctgttttaactCCGATATGTgataaaattaaaatagttttatttcgAAAGGACGTGATGCGTTCAGGAAAAGCAggtaaacaaaaaatataatataattatgattcagtttttcttttcaacatgtAAAGTTTCACAAACACATGATATCACCTCGTTTACACGATTTAATATTAGGAATGTTTGAACATGTCTGAGGTCCGTTACGCATCAGtcatgttaatattaaattaaaatgtttcacttctgtGTTTACTGAGAGTTTCATCAACAGCAGCTGCGAtggaaaaaaatgataaaaacatgttgtgggaagattttttagttttggtttcatgaaataaaacaaatgaagaaaaaaacaacgtCAATGGAAACATTGAACTTTTGGATGAAACCTCATTTCTGTTGAGTCACAGTTTCAGAAATCACCAGTTTGACTTCAAAGATCAACTTTCAGTTCAAAGAATCTGATGACGCTTCTTCTTTCTGACTGGAACTGGAACGAGACACAAACTTTAAGAGTGTGACtcacatgaaaacactgatacatatatttaaatattcacagtttgttttcagtctttgaatCTGATCTTTAATCTCTCTTGGTGTTTTTGTGCGTAAAGCGGCCGCAGCGCAGTTTGTAAGGCCGTCAAAGCATGGCCTGATGGGAAGGGAAGAGAAACGACTTATAAGCAGCatctgatacacacacacacacacacacacacacacacacacacacacactaaatgaaTGCAACAATAACCCCTGTGTTGCCTCTCATGTTGagcctggctctctctctctctctctctcgtctctctttgctctctttgtctccatctCAGGTGAATTGTAGCCATGTGATCAAACGCCCAAGCCTCTATCCATTAACCCTcgtaaatgaaaaaaaaaaaaaaatggggaacaaaaagcagttttgtgCTTGCAAACATGGAAAAAATTGATAACAGAGAGCGATGTGTGCGTCTTTCTTCCCCTTATGTCCGAGCATAGACACCAGTGGCGCACACATAGAAAACACTCCGCAGCAGACAGCGGGACACACATGGAGCTCTCCCCCCGGTTCGGAGTCTCTAAATGGGCTCCACGGCACCTGGATCTGGGGCCTTGCTGGAGGTGCTGATGGTGGTAGggtggatgaggatgaggatgagtggtgcagagagagggagttggtggtgttggtgatggtgatgctgctgttggggtggtggtggtggaggaggaggtggaggggtgggggacACCTTCCTTGATGCTGCACCCCATCGAACCAACCAGCAACTGGAAGTGGATCCTGATGAGGCCTGCGAGGCTTGTGATGGAgaagtgagtgtgtttttgtctgtactGGTTTGACTGGTTTGATTTTTGGATGGATGCGTGACCCCTCAGGGAGGCTGACACAGGGCaaggtgtttgttttaaactggAGGAAAATTAAAGTGTTTGAATCTGATCTGCAGGACTCGGAGTTCAGACAGTTTGATTCTGATTAAAAACTCAGTTTATTCGTCTTAAATCTTCAGACTGACTTTAACTTTAATCCCGcggcttgtttttttatttccatcgCCTCTGTGACTCGTTTCAAAGCCGAGCTGTGCAGGactaatcatttttattattctgttatatttatttatagatcagctgtaaaaatgttcacaaatttttatattttacaatgAAGCgagcagtgttttgtgtttgaattcgtttcttttgggaaaaaaaagacgtaaaatttttatttctgctgaacaAAACTCAAATTTGGATgaagtaaaataatatttagcttttcatgttttagttgttttttcgTTATTTGAGAATTAACTTTGAACTTGATCTTTAAAAACGGATTGAAATGATTTCACGACATCACGGCGcgtttacattttatattaattataaaaCATGTGACAGAACAAACTGATAAAAGAGAAACTAAACATTTGTTCCATAAACTCTGAAATTATTTTACacgttttgaattttatttcttgaacgaatgaaaaacaaaaaacaaacaaaaaacttttactttagtttttaattatttaaacaggcctcataaaaaaatattttcgttgcacaaagacaaaaaaatcatctggaTAAAAACTGAATGTGGATTCTTCTTTGTGATCACTTCCTCCGTGTTTGCTCTGCAGCTGAGAGGGAAAAATagtttgttaaattaaatgtttgatatttCAGATTTTGACTTTCTCTCacgatattttatatttttaatcgAATCTGTAAATTTATATTTAAGGTGGTTtagaaaaagagacacagagaagtcTCGATAAGTTTGAGTTCTTACAGTTTTCTGTCCTAATGAACCTTTTTTGGTTCTTTGAAGAACTTTTTAAAGAACTTTCTTTATGTTTAACAATCAGTTTTTTCTTTAGAATAATGAAGTTTTCTTTAATTCGACCCTTTGCAGCTTTCTGGCCTGTTTTTGTGACAGTTTGaactctttatttcttttgttttgttggttatttaacaaaatgttgcatttaaaatgaaacattttaattcaaattattataAATTGCACCTTGAATGAACTCCAACAAATACTATAAacactgaaatctgaaaataacttgataaaaaaaactaaaacttcctgcagaacagaaaaagtttcttttttttctgcctgtttgTGAAAAACAATctgactaaaactaaaacttcagtctaacacacacacacacacagtgtattgTAATGATGTGATCACCCAGCTCTGATTTGAATATAAAGAGACAATCGTTTATTTCTTCCTCTGGCACACTGATATCTGAATCTGCATTAGAAGTTTTCTCGAAACTTTTCAGGCGTTTTAAAGACAGCTCAGCTCTGACAGGTGTTGTGgatcatttctgttgttttgtattAAATGAAACGACAGGTGTAGTCTCCACCTGTCGCCCTGAAGCAGCTTCATTCCTTTATTCAGCTCACGTCTGTTTCGATTTAAAGTGGAATCCAAAGCCGCCGTgcattttcagatatttatgtCCTGTGTGAAACTCTCATCTGCCTCGAGGTTGttgtgtgggtggaggaggaggaggaggaggaggaggaggaggtgaaactAGTTAGAAAATCGAGCTCACATGGTCCCATCAGTCCCTGTGCTAACCTGCCATGTGACTGCAGTAATGGGCCTCGCCATGGCTCGGTCACAAGAGGCCCGTTTCCTGCGGGCTCCTGCAGGGGGTTCGAGCGGGTGAAGGAAGACGGTCATGGACAAAGGAGGTCGCATGATCAGCaggggaggtcaaaggtcatgcaggaggaggagggagggaggagggaggaggtcaAAGAGTCGGCCTTCAGGTGCACACTTTCATGTGTGAGCACGATGAGCTCTGGTTGGATAGTTGGAGGATGTTTGCAGGTATGAAATGAgacgaggaggtggagggaggacaaagaaagaagcagaggagagagagagggagagaggaggagagggagagaaggagagagagagagagagagggagagagggagagagagagagagagagagggagcgccCTTTTTGCTTTGGCCTTAATACTTGAACAACTCCCAGGGGAAATTCCTGAAATctgatgatggatggagagaagaaggcaagagagagagagagagagatgcagataGTGTGAGAGGGATGCAGATAAGGGAAGCATGCACAGCGGTCAAATATTCACATGCTGGGTCACATTCTGCATTAAACTCATGTATAATTGGTGGAAAGCATTCATTCCCATGTCAATGGGCACATTTGGCCTGAACTGAATGCCGTCACTTGTTCCGAGTGATGACGAACTCGACAAAAGGAGCTGAAATCATGTGTCAGGagtgtttttctctccactccGAGCTTCAGATTTCGTCCCTAAACTCTCGAGAATCGGTTCGTCCGTCGCCTCTCGTCCAAAAACACTGTACTTTAATTCATAAATGCCATTTTCCTCCGAGGGTTTGTGCTCGGCGTCGGGGGTTTCCAGCTCTGTAGGCAGACtatcaataaaaactgaaccaTGTGACTCAAATCTAACGATGGTTCATACCTGATGAGACAGTCATGTGACAGGCAGTGAGCtcgaagtgtgtgtgtgtgtgtgtgtgtgtgtgtctgcagacttTATTCTGTTTGATTAACATGTTTCTGACTTTTACAGTGGTTTACCTGATCAGTCTGTTGTGGTTCAGATATAAAAGCTCTGCAGCACGTTGAACATTTTCATCCTTTGTTTGGTTCTTTGAGGAACTTCCTGCAGCTTTGAGTCACTTTCTGTTGaatcatctttgtttttaaaggttcttCAGACTTCAGAAGGTTCTTTTGCAGCAACGTGACCTGATTCTgataaaacaaactgtttgaacagcctttttttaaagtcgTTTACCAAGttgttgcatttaaaatttaatattttgaaacTCCAACAAAGAGAACTTGATAATCAGGTTTGTTTGAAGACATAATGGGTAAAAAGTTCCTTGAAGAACCAAAAGAAAAGTTCTGCTGTGGCATCACCACAGAGAATCACTTCAGTTGTAACTGAAACGTTTATTTTTCAGCCTCTGTTGCACGTGTGAATTGTATCTTTGGTAATCACATGTCCTGTGAGGTTCAGCAGGAACCTGTAAAGGTGTGTCTCTGcatttgtgtcatttcaaaATCTCCTTTTTAAGGGATTCCtggcagcacaaactaagaacaagtGGATTGAAACAGATAGAAAAGCTGTGAATCCAACAGAGTCAGCTTAATCATCGACACCCAGAAGATTCAGGTCTTTGaaaatggatttaaaatcaatcagatctttgagttttatttaacattgttAAATATTCACGGGAGGATTATCTAGAGTCTGTTTTTCAGCATTCAGCAGCTCTGCATCTTACAAAACGTCTGAGAACTCTGTGATTTGTCAGGAGAGCATTGAGCGACGATAGCCGAGGATCACGCAGCAACTCGTGACTCTGTAACGTAAGGACGAGATGTTGTCTGGAGTATTTACACGTGGATGTATGACAGAGAAAGGTCGTGCTGGGACTCTGAGCAGGTCATGGGTGTTTTTGGTGCTCCAGGTGTTTCATCACTGCATTTCTCTCCGTCGTGCACGCTTTGTGAGCGTGGATGATGCAGTGACACGCCGTCCATGgggatgaataaaaaatgattctGCTATCTGACCTCTGCCACTCCTTTTTTCACCCATTTTCACTCAGTAAATTAGTGCAGCTGCACCACACTTAAATGGGtccccctcttttttctctggGAGTGTATGTGACCGAGCATGAATCCTCTCTTTGTGCTCCGTCTGCAGAGTTTCCCCCCTCTATAGTTTCTTGCCTTTTATTTGAGGAGAGAGGGGCTTCGGTTGCGATGGCGGCAGCACTGGTGAGGTGGTGTGCGGTGGTAgcgatggtggtggtggtggtggtggtggtggcggctgggaagaggggaggaggcggaggggagCGGGTAACTTGTTGGACCACATTCCTGTGCAGCTGTGGAGGCTGGTgcagggtggagggaggggtggagggcaGAGCAGGATCATCATTGCATTGCAGGGCATCATGAATGGCCTATTGTTCGCTGGTTTGCTGTGTCCGCATCTCTTTGCTACGACTTCAGCCTAAGAAAGGAAAGACAGGACAGAAAATGAGCAGCAGAGACGAAGACAGACGTTTCGATTTTTGTGGTGTTGACGAGAAaagatgcaaaataaataaatcgaaCACCCAGACAAAGAGTCAGGAACAGATTCGTGCCTGTGACTCAGATGCAGGAGGATGTTGAaagtggtgatgatgaagatggggATGATGGTGACATGGACAATGGTGGCATTCATATTGTGACTCTATGACGGTTTTGCCCCTCGGTCATACATGCCAGCATGCTGTTTAGTCATGCATATATGTCGGCTGTTAGCGACACTTAAGATTCTTCTCGCTGAGACAAAATCAGCAAGTTTGAGACGTCACTTAAACACGAGAAAATTAAGAACGCGATCGTGTTTTTCTGTCGGATTTACACATATTTAACTGTATTCACACGACAGCACGCTGCGAGGCTCTTTGTTTGTGATTCCACGTCTCTCTTTtagactttaaaatgaaataaagtgaagTCAGGACCGTCTGAACCCAGGtgaactctgcagctctgtgtttagTTCTGCACACACTGTAAGAAATGCTCATCAGTGTAGTAGATACAGGGAATTACCCTAAATTTACAAACAGTGCATAACTTTACAatatgtaaaaaacacaaaatataaaacctAATGGGGAACTACTGTCATGTCACAAACATGTAATCACACTGAAATTAATGGTATCATGCTGTTTGAATTACACAGTTTGCTGATGTGTACTTTTAAATTTACAGTATAAAACTGTTCAGCAAGAACAAAACCTTAATTTACACAGATTCAAAAGACGGTAAAACGACAGTAAAACACCACAAACCCAGGAGAGTATACCACCAGAGCAGATAGATTCATTATCTTTAAAATTTATCGTAATGTCTCCTGCATGGTCACCATATTTTTAAACACAGCTGCCAGTATTTTACTGTCAAACatacagattttgttttttacagtgtatcagAAGCTTCATTTTAAGTCTCTggtcttgttttcattttattttcagtatcGATGAATCTGCTGGTCATGTTTTTGATCAAATCTTCCAGgaaattcattattttcactCCTCTTCTGCTCGATCCATTGATTAATCGTCTAACAAAGTGAACAGATTCGTTGCTGTCTGCTTATTTTAGCTGTTATTGTCTTTGGAGTTGAATAAGGCATGAATGGTCTTGAACTGCTGTCTGTGaatatttgtgcttttattttgtggctCAAACACCTGAAACgttttaataattcatgtttttatatgttaaaaatacttttttttaatctgtctttgtctttttcttcttcctttaaaTCAATTTGTGTCTTTAATAAGTGAAGCACAGtcagtttaaaatatgaaatgttaaaataattcatttcacCTGTCATCcacactctctgtgtctctctctgtgtctctctccttgCGGCTGagtataaatgtgaaaatggaaATAACTCATAACATTTTATCTGCTCTGTTATCATATTTGTCTGAtctaaaaccacaaataaagtgatatttttctatggaaacaaaaagatctgtgtcttgatttaaaaaaagaaaagacaattcCACTGGGGACAATAACTCaaatatggatttttttaatgtatcaGATTTTCCTctgagacggagagagagaagagcagcGCAGACTTTCCAATCATGAGTTCTTCTCAGAACATTTAATTAGTCTGTGTGAacgaaagagaaagagggaagagCGCCCGAGGGGGTCGGAGGAAAAGATGTCGACATGAAAGAGTCTGTTGttgtcagagcagagagagagagagagagggagagataaaagGCAGCAGGACAGAAAGATGGATGGGATATTTGGGAGGAGATAGTGAGAAATATGGTGATTCATAACATTCCTCCCGTCTGTCAGtttgatttcttattttgttttgattaaatatgAGCAAACTAATTATTCTTTTATACGACGACGGCAGAGAAACGTGCCTGTGAAGAGCAGACAGATGATCTGCTTGTCGGACTCgtaggctgacagacagacaggtgacagacgGATGACGTGGAAGGCATGCGATAATCTGATTTAAAGTCGGGGTAATGCATTTGGATTGGTGGGCTGCTCATGTGGGTGAcataccaacaacaacaacaacaacaacaacaacaacaacagaagtcAGAGAGTTAAAGTTGTGCAACTTGCACGTTGAGTCTGAGTTTTTACAtccttgatttgtttttgttaagtCCAGTCCAACCATGGCTGCAGCTCAGTGAAGAAAGCAGGGTTATGTAACCTTAATGCACTTTGCAAAACGCCAAACACGACATTCAGTTATCTCATGAtgctttccatacagagcacgTCCAGACAGAactctttaaaatgtcatttacaGAGACCCGACAAGTCCCACCATGAGCACGCACTTGGCGACAGCGGCAAGGAAACACTTCAAATCGTACTGAAGCAAATTCAAACTTCAGATCCGAATTAAAGGAGTTAATTTGACTAAATCAGGGCGACGCTATGTCCGTTATTTGATTAAACACACAATTTAGCAACGTGCCACAAATATGTACAAAAGTGAAAAGTCACAACACTGGACGGGTCTTGAAGCGGGATCAGGTTTTGGTGAGAAATCAGGACTCGCCTTTATGAAACAAGTTTTGTAATCTtcatttccctcctcctccgtccaCAGTGATCTGGGTTCTgttcgaggtttctgcctcttaaagggagtttttcctcgccactgtctccaagtgtttgctcatggtgggaactgttgggtctctgtagatgaTATTATAAAGAGGACGAACTAGAtgtgctctatatggaaagtatCATGTGATAACTTCTCCGTACCACTCTTGTATGTGTCTAAagtttaattattaacatgctGTGCTTTGTTTCTGTAATTTGTCCATGAACCGAGGCGTAAAAATGACACGTTGAGGTTGTTAGATTTTACTCTTTGACCACGTGGTAACGCAGCCTCGTCTACGCTACATTAGAATATTATCGAGCAATTTTT includes the following:
- the LOC113746680 gene encoding sulfated surface glycoprotein 185-like — encoded protein: MTSPPQARPSSGIKPGAEVVAKRCGHSKPANNRPFMMPCNAMMILLCPPPLPPPCTSLHSCTGMWSNKLPAPLRLLPSSQPPPPPPPPPPSLPPHTTSPVLPPSQPKPLSPQIKGKKL